In Felis catus isolate Fca126 chromosome B1, F.catus_Fca126_mat1.0, whole genome shotgun sequence, the sequence taaacaaacaaaagcaataaaaaaactATTACATATTTTCTCAATATATTCTTATTTCAATACCTTATAAAAACTGCCctgatttgaatatttttcatagtTAAAATTACTCTGAAAAATTACACAAATGTCAAAAGGTATTATTAAGGGCTTTCCAAGTAAATACAGTTATGCTATGGTGAAGTTCTTAAAGTCAAAGACTCAACTGATTAATAACAGCCCTTATACATTTTCAGACTTAAATATCACCATCACATACTCTGAGGCACAGAATTCCAGGTTTTGCTAAGTACTTCTTTGGCAATTCAAGAAATACAAAGCTTCACCATAAGGAAAATTTTGATCCTCCTGTAGGCACTTCTCCCTAATTTTCACAGCACAATATCAATAAATATTGTCATCATCAAAACCGCCATTAATGCATctgatactgtgtgtgtgtgtgtacatgtgtacttAGGAAAAGTATAAAAGGATGTATGCTGTAATAGTGGTTACCTTTAGAAGATTAagcatgatttttatttgttttcaacaGTTTTCTGATGTATCtagttttcaatatatatataattagaaatgATTACCTATTTCCATTAAGATATATGACATAAATTATCAGCATGTAAATAAACCAGCTTTATGAAGCCCATCAATACAGACTCACAGTAGCAAAGCACACTCACCTGCTTCATTACACAAAGCTTTCAAGTCTGCTCCAACGTACCCATGAGCACTATTTGCCAGCTGTAGCAGCTCAGCTTCAGTGAGCAAATGGGGTACAGTTCGAAGAAGTTTCTGGAGGATATCTAGCCGATCCTCAGCATTAGGAACTCCAATCTCAATCTCTTTATCAAATCGTCCAGGTCTTCGAAGTGCAGCATCTAAGGCATGAGGGCGATTTGTGGCCCCAAGGACCAACACTTGTCCTTCACTTCCTTCctaacaaaatgagaataaatatccttacttttaaaagtaataaacataTTGGCACTGGCTCTGTAGATCAGATGAATCTAACTGTCCAGGCTGCTAAGTCCTACCCGTTACACTTTTATTACTCATCCCATATCTTCCTAAGTTCAGCCTAAATACTCCCTCTCCTAGAAAGTTTTCCAATAATTACCTTTCCAACTATAGTAAGTGATGTCTCTCCCATTTTTAGCATCTAAACTTCACCATCTTCATGaatggaggggcagggagagagggaaacagaatccaaagcaggctccagactctgagctgccagcacagagaccaacacagggctcaaatctatgaaccatgagatcataactgaCCCgatgtcagatgtttaaccaactgagccacccaggtgccccaggaatgaaatttaaaacaacaaattataaaaaacataatGATTAGCCACCTGTGAGGTTATCCAACACTCTATTCTGATGATACAGTGTAATACAAGTTTAACTGAAACGTGATTGAAAGTAAGAAAACTCAACCTGTTCAATTGTACTGGATGTGCCAACAGAAAATGCATGGATTACAATAAAATCTGTGAATTATGAATCTAGAAGATAAATACAGGCCCTTAAGCATTTTCACACTAAAACATCAGTATCAGATGCTTCCAGTCCTGCCCATAGACAAGAACACCAATCCAGAGTAGACTTACCCTAGCAGCAGAGAAAGCAGAATGACATAGTAATTAAGATCCTCCAACACAAAGCCTTCCATCCGATTTTATACTTCCCAAAAACTCTTCTAATTATAATACAGCTCTCCATACATATTTGTCTTCAAGATGAAAAGATTCAACCATAAACAAAGATATCTGGTTGGCTTAATGGTGATATTCTTATTATAAATAGACAAACTGGCATCCCAGTTTATGTATGTCTCTCGTGAGTGTTGCTATTGTGAGTCAGTCCTCAGCCCTGCCACCTCCAACATACTAACATCACTGAACTCTCcaattttaaagatggagaaccAAACCTGGGATGATCACACCTAGTTATTGCACCTAGACTGAGAACGAGGTGGTCATCCAGCTTCCTCCAGGTTCAACTCTTCTCTAATGTTATTCTTAAAATTGTAACGCATATTAGCAAATAACAGACACTTAAAACCCAACCTTCACATTATTTTCACATGTTTAGTTTTTACCAACAAGTAGTAAAAACCAAAAAGTTCTAACAGTCCAGTTTTGCAATGTGCAAAAGGAGGACTTGGGACTAcatgatttctaaaatttcttttggTTCTACCATGACTCTACAAAACGAGTTATTTATGTAAAAATCCTGCATAAGAAATGTATTCTGCTAAATGGCTGTCAGGAGTCTGAAagaatttttcttcattcctgCTTCTACATCTATGGATCTTCCTTTCACAAGCAGCACAGTCTTTATTAATTTGCAAGTGTATGCCCTATCAGAGAATCTATAGAGAGAATCTATAGATTCTATAGAATCTATCATGGGTAGCTTCTTTTTAAACCCTgcacaaacaggggcacctgggtggctcagttggttaagcgtctgactcttggtttcggttcagagcatgatctcacaatccgtgagttcaagccccatgtccagctccacactgaaagcacagagcccgcttggggtttttctctccctctctctgacctccccagcttgcactctctccctctctctctctctctctcttgtgctctctctctctctctctcttcaaaaataaataaacataaaaaaatttttttaattaaaaaaaatttaaatgttgcacaaacatatttttccattattctttatttcctttctactgTCAAACTTAAAGCCCCAAAAGAATCAATTTGTACATGAGTATTCAAGACTTAATCATGAGATTTCTTAGTAAAATCCTCTAAAATATATCTAAatcttctttactgatttttgtttctggttttttattttattaaaataatttttttcaatgtttatttatttatttattttaattttttttaacgtttatttatttttgagacagagagagacagagcatgaatgggggagggtcagagagagagggagacacagaatctgaaacaggctccaggctctgagccatcagcacagagcctgacgcggggctggaactcatggaccatgagatcatgacctgagccgaagtcggtcactcaaccgactgagccacccaggcgcccctatgtttatttatttttgaaaaagaaagacggagcacgagtgggggcagggcagggacggagagggagacagaatccaaaacaggctccaggctcttagctgtcagcacaaagcccaacatagggcttgaacacgtgaccagtgagatcatgacctgagccaaagtcacaggcttaaccgactgagccacccaggcaccccgcttcCGGTTTTTAAGttaatatcatttattataaaagaaatccatcattgtatattattttatacgGTAAAAAAGACAGTGCAGGTATACTATCCTAGAAGTTACTAAGATTTCTgctgaagaaaattattttaggggtcTTTCCTCTagtttttatggctaatatttttCCCTATCCTAGAATACCCCAAAACTCAGACATATTTGTTAGTTTTTGCTACTACATACATATTATTAAGAGGCAACCCTTTCCTACACAGAATCAATACTGGTGCTATACTTACTGAACCAATACCATCCATCAGTGTTAACAGTGATGCTACCACTCTTTTTTCCACTTCATTCTGAGCCCCTTCTCTTTTAGGACAAAGTGCATCCAGctcatcaataaaaataattgatggGTGCctgaaaaaaacaagtaaaatgaattctttaatatacatatgatttttaaatttgatacaATCCATTCCAATTACAGAAACTAAAAGGGAGTACTCTTAAATTCTTAACTGAAatgtacatgcaaaagaatgaaacttacaccatacacaaaaataaattcaaaaatgaattaaaaacttaaatgtgagatgtgaaacaataaaaaccctaggagagagcacaggcagtaatttctctgacattggccagagaagcatttttctagatatgtctcctaaggcaaggggaaaaaaaaaaaaaaaacctattgggaatacatcaaaataaaaagcttttgcatagcaaactaaaataattaacaaaactaaaaggcaatcctactaaatgggagaagatactttcAATGACATGTCctataaagggttactatccaaaacaTAAGAAGAACTGATATACCTCAAcatccaaaacacaaataatccaactaaaaatgggcaaaagacatgaacatacatttctccaaagaaggtatacagattgccaacagacacataaaagatgctcaacattacttatCATGAGGAAAATGcgaatcaaaagtacaatgagatatcacctcccactggtcagactggctaaaataaaaaacacaagaaacaacaagcgttggtgtggatgtggagaaaaaggaaccctcatcccttatgctggtgggaatgcaaactggtgcagtcactgtggaggttcctcaaaaagttaaaaacaaaactaccctacaatccagcaatcacactactgggtatttaccaaaaaaatacaaaaatactcattcaaaggtatgtatgcacccctatgtttatagtagcattatttacaatagccaaattatggaagtagcccaagtgtccatcaataaatgagtgattaagaagatgtggtattaatacacaatggaatattattcagccataaaaagaatgagatcttgccatttgcaatgacatggatggagctacaaaatataatactaagtaaaataagtcagtaagagaaagacaaataccatattatttcacttacccctgaatttaagaaacaaaacaaatgagcaaaggaaaaaaaaatagagtgagagagggtgagaaagagggagacaagctaaaaaacagacttttaaatgtagagaacaactgatgattaccagagggatgggtgaaatagatgatggggattaaggaggacattCGTCCTGATGAGCAatgggtgatatatggaattgctgaatcactatattgtacatctgaaactgatataatactgcaaactatactggaattaaaataaaaaattaaaaaaaggaaatttaatgcATCAAATTTAGGgctttaattaataatattaagacAAAGGCAATAGAATGAAAAACCTTAGATTAATTGTTCTAACAGATCTGAACTCAATAAAAAGAAGACTATTGAGAATAGTCTACTACTCATGAGTCTATGCCCAAACAGAAGTTGACTGCTAATGCCCAATAAATTGTTATGATTGCAACAATTCAGAAGATGAGGCCAGAGATGTCCCTTGAAGCAGATGTAAATTCCAAGGAATAGAAATtccaataaacactaaaaaaagttgggagggagggggtggtgcctgggggctcagtcagttgagcatccaacttcggctcaggtcatgatctcaaggtttgtgggttcaacccctgcatcaggctctgtgctgacagctcagagcctggagcctgcttggattctgtgtctccctctctctctgcctctccctgactcccagtgtctctctcaaaaataaataaacattaaaaaaagaaagaaattccaaatgctcaccctctctttttttttttaagcctattaaaaaaacaactctcaaGATGATGAGTTCTCCCATAAAACGATGTGAATTCTCTCACAATAGAAAGCTTCAACTTCCAGGAacataacaacaaaaacatactACATAATAAGGTACACCACTGGTTCTCAAATTTTTAGTATTGGGACAACCAACTACTTTTTTCATGTGCtgtctctgggaaaaaaaaaactttaaatatgaaaGTTCCTTTGACAAGAGTAGAATTATGGTaagttaaaaaccaaaacagtggTAGAGACAGCCTTATTACAAATAACATTACATTAGACCATGTTATAGACCACACTCTTACTCATTGCAATGCAATAGGTAGCCTGAACTGAGGAATAATCAAAGCAAACTGTTTCTAAAGAGCAACATATTTGTCTCTTTGAAGCAaactataataacaaaaaattaagtttaaaggGCTACTATGATACAATCTACTAAGGCAACTAGATAAACTGGATATGCCTAAGTACTCTAGgtattctaaagaaagaaaatcatacatTTATATGCTCAAGCAAAATCACCTGACTTACCATCTGTTTTAATTCTCCTACTTTATGTAATTCAGTAACTCACCAAACTTTCAAGACAATATtagataaaaatacattaaatacaaCTTCATTAGATTTACAATCATTGCTAGTGCTATCGGTATTATTTTTGTACTGTTCTTTCATGCTTCATATAGTGTTAGTAAGTGTACTTTGATTACAATATCCTTGACTACTAATTACAAACATCTAAATGTAAAGAATACCGTAGAGTGGCTTCAGCAAATATCTGACGTAGCCTTGCTTCTGTCTCCCCATAGAATCtgtaacaaataaaatacatttaaggaccaacttttagtgtttttaaagtttcGTCTTTAAAAGCTCATCTGACTTTTCAAACATTTCCAGAATACTTAAAActactttcaaaaattattttcaaaacttaatttttatacacaattaaaagcaaatttaaagtatttcaacatatgaatatcCAGAGGGAATGCTATGCAGTCATTTTTTTGAAACACATTTAAGAAGTATTTAATAAAACTGTTTATTCTATTGAATTATGCACCTACTTGCTTATAATTTCAGGACCATTAATTACAGAAACATAGGCTCCGACTTCATTAGCAACAGCCCTAGCAATCATGGTCTTCCCAGTACCTGGAGGGCCATAGAGTAACACTCCTCTAGGTGGAggaattcctagaagaaaaagaagactgtATTCAACATTACTAGGTTTCTTGTGTTATCATATGATTGCAAACATGAGTTGTAAATTTACCTTGTATCACAAAACTAAAGTAAGAGTCAGACCTTCTgaccctgccccttcccctcaaaATGTACTAACTGGCCCAAACACTGAtctccagaaattattttttctctctcagtagACCCAACCAGGCCAGGCACACTGGTGAAAAACTGGCTGGACATCCACAAAATTGCTATGTCCCATCCCACACAGCACAGTTCAATAATCAGAACACAAAGCTCAGACAAGAACAAGGACATCCAAAACAAGCCATCAATCTTAATTTTCATCCAACTAGCCAACTTAGACTATATAAAGATTACTAGCAAAATGTTGATCCAAGGGTTCATTCCATGTTTATATATAGactcatgaaaaaggaaaaggcagagaaagagatggtAGGCATCAAATACATGCAGAGGATCTGGGCAATTACCATACAGAGGAATCCCTGAGTTTCCTAGGAGCCAATCACTCCCTTAACCACTTGCTTAAATGCAAATAGATCTGCACACAGCTACATTTCCTAACAAAGAAATTTTACCCAACATATTTGAATGTTTGGTTTACTTCTTTGGTCATTACAGCTCATCTAGAATGACAAGATACCAATTCTAGATCCAATACAAACAATTGTGGAAGTATGGAATTAGAAGATACAAGGCTGCAGCTAACTCACATTACAATCTAAAGAGATAAAGCATGAAAAAAAGCTCACAGTTTAACCGGCATCTCCTAAAGCAACTCACACCTCCTACCATACCTactactcaggaaaaaaaaaaacaagaaaagaaagtgaacaattattatttaaatggaatGAGCCAACTGCTTTTTAGTTCGAATTTAATACTTCTGGGTGCAATACACTGAATGAATCATACCGTAACTCTTGAAAAGTTCAGGCTGCTTGAGAGGCAATTCAATAATTTCTCTAATTGTTTTCAGCTGACTATTTAAGCCTCCTATCATGTCATAAGTTACTTTGAATTGGTTGTCTTGCTCTTCTGAATTTGTACAAATCTTTGTAAAATTCACTCTCgttgttgaagaaataaaataaaaagtatcagtGTTGTGCTTTGTTCCCACATAGGCTGACTTTAGCAATCTCTCTTCATTAACAAGTTGCTCATTTCCTCCTTTGGCCAATTCAAAACTACATTTAAGTCCTGTGATCTCTGCTAGTTCAAGTCCACTGTTGTCCCTAGGACTCTGTGTAACATCTGAAAAAATGTCACTAGCTTTATTTATCATTCTGTCATCTACTGGTTTGCAAGGAGTACTGCTTGATGTTGGATCCCGAGGCTCTTCCAGATCTAACTGGCTCAGCTGTAAGGCTACATCCAGGGTACTGGTGTCTATGTTGGACTGTTCACAGGCCATTCCTTGAGCATCAGTGTCATTCTGAGGCCTTCTCAATATCATGCCATCTGTCCCTTTCACTCTCAACACTTGCAACTTGCATGGTCgtccatagaatgtacaatacaAAAAGTTGCCTGGTAAAACAATCTTGCCatctagaaaacaattttttaaagatatatgttAGCATAACTTTTAcccatttaatgtttaaatagCAATTTACTCCATCTATTAATAAAACTACCTGAAAGACTAATCATATTAATAATTGCCATAAAAAAGAGACAACTTAATATTCCCATTTGATAGAGCACTATGTAAAGACAGAAGGACAAGATAACTCTTTACAATCTTCCACACTCAATACATCTAGAATCCTATCAACTTGTCAACACATAGCCAGGCATTCCATATCTAATAATAAACTCACCTAAAATGGCACACCTGCCTGATACTCCAAGGTAACATTTCTCATAGGAAAGACCAAGAGCTCAAGGGTTAAAAGTCTCAGTTCTAACACTGACTTTGTCCGTAGACAAATCATGTATTCTCTCCACTGCTCAACTACCAATCAATTGAGAAAAAAATCCCTATCTCTAAAGGACATTAATTCATTGAGAAGAACATTCTCCACACTGTTGAAGATAACTATGATCTATATAAGACTTCAAAGACACATTACTTTATTTACTGCTACCTTGCTtcttacaatttaaaaaactatttaaaatacgTCTCTCACCTAGTTTTCTCAGAAGACAACCAGTCAGTTGTTCTTCATTAATATCCACATTTTTGTCACTATAAAGGGCAGGGGAAATAGAAATCAGCATCGAGTACACCAGAAactaaaacataatataaaattacatatacatagtTGTAATGCAGACCTAGTCACCTGGAAATGGTTTATACAATACTGGAATGATTTATGCTTTTCAGATATTTCTTATAGCCATGAAAAGATGATTTGCAACTTGGTGTCCTAATGACCTAAATCAATGTTCTTCAAAATATAGAGTACTATCCATTAGTGGATCATGAAATCATTTCAGTCAATCTCATCCagcatttttttaatagaatacaAAATGTCAAAAGTACATCACACATAGAAAGGGTAAATACTGCTTAGAAAAGCATTACTTTCttatacatacattcatacacatCTATATACTCATGTATACAGGTACACACGTGAGTACATGCATGCACCATATTTGTGGATGTATACATATACTAGATcacaatgaaatgtatttttcattgtgtGTCATAGCcaacatttgaaaaacactgatctAAATTAACCATCCCTTTTCTGAAATTGCCTAGCTTGGAGAAAGGCTTTTACTCATAGATTACTTCACTTCCGTTCTATAATTTAGAATTTATCTTTCTGGAAAATTAAGTCCTTATAGGACATTACCTGAAGAGgtacaaataagaaaaagggaGACTAATGGTGTAATGGAATTTTATTCTGGAGAAAGGGCATGCCTACAGAAAAATGAGAACCCTTTCTTCCAGCTAATGATTGTTTTTCAGAAAGGTTGCTTGAGTATAGGAAGTAGGTACATCTAAAAATCTTGTGAAGAAACATGTTCTTGGACAGTTCTCAGAATAGGTGCATTTTTCCTTATTCCCCACATGTAAGTAGCCCATACCAGCAGAGGAGGCTACGGTTGTGAGGTTGTCCAGAGATCGGTGGAAAAGTGATAGTTTAGCTCAAGAAGAGGTATATTAGCAGACCCATCTGGTCCAAATCTAAGCCTTGTTCTCCAATCACCTTATcagcaacaaacaaaaccaatagtGTCAacttcattatttgcagattcaCCCACCTGCtacaatttatttgtaaccccaaaaTCAATACTAAAAGAGCTTGGCTAGTCATTCACGGACATGTGTAGAGCAGGCAAAACGATGGAGTCACTAAACACTTTCCTAGCTGAGGTTGAAAAAGAACTCTTGTTTTCATTCTTACAGAGACAACAAGAAGGTGGCAGAGATGGTAGGAGGCAGTGCAGTGTACAGCAGAAAGTGCAGCTCGTGGGTGAGCTGGAGATTTGAATCCTGACTGGTATCTGTCAGTGAGGTGGCCTCCGGCAAGTCACTCAACATTTCTGAACTACCacttctcttttataaaataaagaagtgaaaatCTATCAGAATGAGTTGTCTTGAGATTATAATGTATGGtaagatatgtatatgtatatatttaaactaaATATGCACTAAATATAGTAACGTTATTAGCATATGCTATTATGTATaacatacattaaatatttaaacataaatatgtaacattaaatataaatatatacatacattgctAATGCAGTACTCACagcaactttatagaacataCTTAGCACTAAGAATGAGAATCGACTGTGTATTcttatagagagaaaaaaaagaacaagggggaaatttcaaatcaaatgtatatataaactacacgGGAAATTGTATCTCCTTAAATGCTTAAATTCACTTCTGTTTATAGAACTCTGAAACCAGTTACATTTAAgtcatttctatttattaaacTCTGAATAGAAGATATTCACAAACGAGTATAAGAATGGTAAAAATACtaagttttgcttttaaaaaatgaataggtgCAGATAAAATTACTTCCACTAGAAGGAGCTCTAACCTTACTAATAAAATTTTTCAGAAGCAAACGAAGGGTATGATCCACAGATTAAAATTACTGATTTATCTTACTTGAAATTAAGTTTCTTGTCTAAGCTCTGCTGCCACATTTAAAACacaagatttttaataaaattgtaaaaaccaAGCTGCCATTTAAACATACAGTCCCTGTATAGTAGGTTATCGTCATCACCTAAGACTGCTGCGCCCTCAAGAGGTCACACTAGCTAGATCATCAAAAATCCAATCAACTGATGCCTGCAACCTGCAGCACTGTCTCAAAACACTCTAAAGATAAATACCATTTAATCTGTGTAGTACTACCTAACCCATAAAATAATGGGTAAGTTACTTCTCACCCAggccatttcctcatctttaaaaaaaaaaattttttttaatgtttgtttatttctgagacagagacaaagcgtgagtgggagacagaatcagaagcaggctccaggctctgagctgtcagcacagagcccgatgcagggctcgaactcacaaaccgtgagatcatgacctgagccaaagtctgtcgctcaaccgactgagccacccaggctcccctcctcatCTTTAAGAAAGGGATAAATATGGGCACCTTGTAGGATGTTTGGAGTattaaatgagagaagaaaaggtgtgtatgcatgtgtgtgtgctagTACACAGCTGGTGCACAACACATGCTGagttttcctttcccctcttccttttattttactgtttgctaaaatgttattaagttctctgaaaaatgtttcctggtttataagaaaaaaaaatatgctaatgCTCAAGCTTGAAATCTACAAAACtatcaaaagagaagaaaacattttaaaatcaaactaaTGACTGGAAAATGTTTTGTGATTCTTGCAAACAGAATATCCAAGACGACTGGTGATATACTTTAACTGCATTGATAAGGTGATTCAAACAATTAGTCTTTGATGAGGGACTTTCAAAATCTAATAAATATAACTGTTTTATTAGATTGAATAATCAAtgagttaaaatatataatcagGTACTTTGCTTGAACAGTCTTGATTAAAACTTATTTCTTGCCTATTCACTGTAATCTACTCCCTCCTTTACAACATCTCTGATTACACTGCGATCCAAGATGAAAACTACTGTGGAACATACATCGGTAATAATTCCTCTCACCAAAAAAATCAGGGCAGACTCTAATCACACGGCAATACAGTCTCTAGTCCATACATTACGTAGCACTCATCTAGCTTGTACTGTCTAATACAGTAGAACACTAGCCACTCGCCACGTGTGGCTATCGAGCACttaaatgtggctagtccaaattgagGTGTGCTGGCAAGTTTAACATACACAGTGGATTTTTTAAGACTTagtttgaaaaacagaatggaaaataacTTATTAACAGTTTTTTATAGTTattacaagttaaaataaaattttacaattgGTGTAATACTAAATATTAATATTGAAATAATGACTAACTtacatattaaatgaaatatttcaccAACTTGATTTTCCTTCCTAAAAGTGGCTaccagaaaatgcaaaattatatatgtggTTCACATTTGTGATTCTTGTTCTATTTCTGCTGGGCAGCACTCATTTAGATTGTCACCAAAGAAAAGCACCAAACCTGAGTGTCACATCCATTTCCTCAGCCTGAAGCACAGCACCCAATAGAGGCTGGACTTGAATGGCATCACCAACGCTCACGCCCACATTCTTTTGCGCCATTTCACTCAGGCCAATCTTGCCTCCAGGAAATCCTGCCACAGGCCAGGCCGTATAGACCTGCCcagaacacaggaaataaaaatatgagaaaataaatattcacagaaaaTCATTAATTTATAAGGCAGAAAACTAAGCACAACTAAGTATATGGATCTGCAAAACACAGTCCTCACCCCCAAAGGACTTAAAATCTGACACAAGTtacaaaaaactttatttatttatttatttatttacttacttatttacttatttttgagagagagagagagagcacaagtagggaaggggcagggagagaggggagcagaagatcagaagcgggttctgtgctgacagcagcgagctcaatgcagggctcaaactcacgagctgtgagatcatgacctgagccaaagtcagatgctcaaccaactgagccacccacgtgcccccaaaaaactttttaaataagtacTTAATTATGTCTTTTTGTGAAGATTAGAAATGATACCACGGTGAAATCGGTAGAAGATTTGAAAGGTAATttacaaaaaagagacaaaggcaTTAACATGCaataagaaaatgggaaaaaatactaAAGACAAGCTAACTGTAAGCCTGGCACATAAACTTCATCCAGGAAGTAGTGAAGGAGCTGGCACAAGAGCTTCATGGGAACCTGGATCTCATTAGACTTAAACGTTAATGAAGAGAAGTGAAGATTTCCAGCTCCAGATAGTGGTCTGAGCTCACATATTTATAGTCTCCACAAAACACagtgaagaactttttttttttcttttttaagaataatgaaaagaatgagaACTGTGCCATCAGCACCTAA encodes:
- the SPATA5 gene encoding ATPase family protein 2 homolog isoform X4, with the protein product MKSANICIGRPVLLTSLDGKQEVYTAWPVAGFPGGKIGLSEMAQKNVGVSVGDAIQVQPLLGAVLQAEEMDVTLSDKNVDINEEQLTGCLLRKLDGKIVLPGNFLYCTFYGRPCKLQVLRVKGTDGMILRRPQNDTDAQGMACEQSNIDTSTLDVALQLSQLDLEEPRDPTSSSTPCKPVDDRMINKASDIFSDVTQSPRDNSGLELAEITGLKCSFELAKGGNEQLVNEERLLKSAYVGTKHNTDTFYFISSTTRVNFTKICTNSEEQDNQFKVTYDMIGGLNSQLKTIREIIELPLKQPELFKSYGIPPPRGVLLYGPPGTGKTMIARAVANEVGAYVSVINGPEIISKFYGETEARLRQIFAEATLRHPSIIFIDELDALCPKREGAQNEVEKRVVASLLTLMDGIGSEGSEGQVLVLGATNRPHALDAALRRPGRFDKEIEIGVPNAEDRLDILQKLLRTVPHLLTEAELLQLANSAHGYVGADLKALCNEAGLYALRRVLKKQPNLSDSKMAGLVKITLNDFLQGMNDVRPSAMREVAIDVPNVSWSDIGGLENIKLKLKQAVEWPLKHPESFIRMGIQPPKGVLLYGPPGCSKTMIAKALANESGLNFLAIKGPELMNKYVGESERAVREIFRKARAVAPSIIFFDELDALAVERGSSSGAGNVADRVLAQLLTEMDGIEQLKNVTILAATNRPDRIDKALMRPGRIDRIIYVPLPDAATRREIFNLQFHSMPVGNDVDLAELILQTDTYSGAESVPRNCAIKETITEQIIVERIIFPYTNNIIMEDCLPAQNLPSNKKIIAVCREAALLALEEDIQANHIMRRHFTQALSTVTPRIPKSLRRFYEEYQEKSGLHTL
- the SPATA5 gene encoding ATPase family protein 2 homolog isoform X3, with product MKSLVADDRVPKTFQNSLVQLGLNTMKSANICIGRPVLLTSLDGKQEVYTAWPVAGFPGGKIGLSEMAQKNVGVSVGDAIQVQPLLGAVLQAEEMDVTLSDKNVDINEEQLTGCLLRKLDGKIVLPGNFLYCTFYGRPCKLQVLRVKGTDGMILRRPQNDTDAQGMACEQSNIDTSTLDVALQLSQLDLEEPRDPTSSSTPCKPVDDRMINKASDIFSDVTQSPRDNSGLELAEITGLKCSFELAKGGNEQLVNEERLLKSAYVGTKHNTDTFYFISSTTRVNFTKICTNSEEQDNQFKVTYDMIGGLNSQLKTIREIIELPLKQPELFKSYGIPPPRGVLLYGPPGTGKTMIARAVANEVGAYVSVINGPEIISKFYGETEARLRQIFAEATLRHPSIIFIDELDALCPKREGAQNEVEKRVVASLLTLMDGIGSEGSEGQVLVLGATNRPHALDAALRRPGRFDKEIEIGVPNAEDRLDILQKLLRTVPHLLTEAELLQLANSAHGYVGADLKALCNEAGLYALRRVLKKQPNLSDSKMAGLVKITLNDFLQGMNDVRPSAMREVAIDVPNVSWSDIGGLENIKLKLKQAVEWPLKHPESFIRMGIQPPKGVLLYGPPGCSKTMIAKALANESGLNFLAIKGPELMNKYVGESERAVREIFRKARAVAPSIIFFDELDALAVERGSSSGAGNVADRVLAQLLTEMDGIEQLKNVTILAATNRPDRIDKALMRPGRIDRIIYVPLPDAATRREIFNLQFHSMPVGNDVDLAELILQTDTYSGAESVPRNCAIKETITEQIIVERIIFPYTNNIIMEDCLPAQNLPSNKKIIAVCREAALLALEEDIQANHIMRRHFTQALSTVTPRIPKSLRRFYEEYQEKSGLHTL